A region from the Hyalangium gracile genome encodes:
- a CDS encoding SGNH/GDSL hydrolase family protein, with protein MRSRPGLWVLMCTWSLLVACGPEALEVPANPEPEETGEVSTPPTTPEPEEGPVAEAPPPQGNPQQPIPVEPPPVTEPGNPPPAPTPAPVFQPAFHQALRWSKSVSSLTTFRMRVPVGKAGERLRVTFSAGDGSLTLHKATVARAGANGALASAPVTLTFNGSQGVSASSRKLVTSDPVVFPVGFREELAISFEVSGALGVSAINAFPGSFSRSGAYSTRVDALGGQASQQAIGIATVDVEATAGRAFVAIGDSITEGYIDTYNDVRNSWPSLVEQQLRVPVVNAAVSGQGFWGALQNLDREVLAVSGATDCLVLLGTNDLTSLSVADLQTRMTTLLTRLKPFCRVWVSTLLPKEKTNYGTYDQVKRDRVAFNTWIRSQTLAEVIDLEAVTRSPSSVHLFIDGLEVDGIHPSAQGHSVMAAEVVRVLRARGGL; from the coding sequence ATGCGGAGCAGACCGGGCCTCTGGGTCCTCATGTGTACCTGGAGCCTCCTTGTGGCCTGTGGCCCCGAAGCGCTCGAGGTGCCTGCCAACCCCGAGCCGGAGGAGACCGGAGAGGTCTCCACCCCGCCCACGACTCCCGAGCCGGAGGAAGGTCCGGTCGCCGAGGCCCCCCCGCCCCAGGGCAATCCGCAGCAGCCCATCCCGGTGGAGCCGCCGCCCGTGACGGAGCCCGGGAATCCGCCGCCGGCGCCGACCCCGGCGCCCGTGTTCCAGCCCGCCTTCCACCAGGCGCTGCGCTGGTCCAAGAGCGTGAGCAGCCTGACGACGTTCCGCATGCGCGTCCCGGTGGGCAAGGCCGGCGAGCGGCTGCGCGTGACGTTCAGCGCGGGAGACGGGAGCCTGACGCTGCACAAGGCCACCGTGGCGCGCGCGGGTGCCAACGGGGCGCTGGCCTCGGCGCCCGTCACCCTCACCTTCAATGGCTCGCAGGGGGTCTCCGCGAGCTCGCGCAAGCTCGTCACGTCGGATCCGGTGGTGTTCCCGGTGGGGTTCCGTGAGGAACTGGCCATCTCGTTCGAGGTGAGCGGCGCGCTGGGAGTGAGCGCCATCAACGCCTTCCCCGGCAGCTTCTCGCGCTCCGGAGCGTACTCGACGCGCGTGGACGCGCTGGGCGGGCAGGCCTCGCAGCAGGCCATCGGCATCGCCACCGTGGACGTCGAGGCCACCGCCGGCCGCGCCTTCGTGGCCATCGGCGACAGCATCACCGAGGGCTACATCGACACGTACAACGACGTGCGGAACTCCTGGCCCTCGCTGGTGGAGCAGCAGCTCCGGGTGCCGGTGGTGAACGCCGCCGTGTCCGGCCAGGGCTTCTGGGGCGCGCTGCAGAACCTGGACCGAGAGGTGCTGGCGGTCTCCGGCGCGACGGACTGCCTGGTGCTGCTGGGCACCAATGATCTGACGTCCCTGAGCGTGGCGGATCTCCAGACGCGGATGACGACGCTGCTCACCCGGCTGAAGCCCTTCTGCCGGGTGTGGGTGAGCACGCTGCTGCCCAAGGAGAAGACGAACTACGGCACCTATGACCAGGTGAAGCGGGACCGGGTCGCCTTCAACACGTGGATCCGGAGCCAGACGCTGGCCGAGGTCATCGATCTGGAGGCCGTGACGCGCTCGCCCTCGAGCGTGCACCTCTTCATCGACGGGCTGGAGGTGGACGGCATCCACCCGAGCGCCCAGGGCCACAGCGTCATGGCCGCAGAGGTGGTCCGCGTGCTCCGAGCCCGGGGCGGGCTCTAG
- a CDS encoding alpha-ketoacid dehydrogenase subunit beta, with protein sequence MANMAQAVRMALHYAEENLGVMDIFGEDVGAPLGGVFTATQGLKNAWNSPLDERGIIGAAIGLAMAGQRPVAEIQFADYIFNTIDLLKIAGNTHWSSNGDWNLPMVVKTPVGSGIRGSIYHSHSFDATATHIPGWKIVMPSNPLDAYGLMISACQELNPVMFLEPKALLRVKGEERIPGEPEDERQLSKMIDAPLGDRTAWKPQWPALEPYAVPIGKGKVVREGTQVTAVSYGRTLPMCAKAADTLREQGVSVEVIDLRTLWPYDWDLVKGSIEKTGRVLFVNEDTEVTNFGEHLVRRSVEELFYKLLAPPRLLAGKFVPGIGLSDNLEMASVPQLGDITDALRKLASEEP encoded by the coding sequence ATGGCCAACATGGCACAGGCCGTCCGCATGGCCCTGCACTACGCCGAGGAGAACCTCGGCGTGATGGACATCTTCGGCGAGGACGTGGGCGCCCCGCTGGGCGGCGTCTTCACGGCCACCCAGGGCCTGAAGAACGCGTGGAACTCGCCGCTGGACGAGCGCGGCATCATCGGCGCGGCCATCGGCCTGGCCATGGCGGGCCAGCGCCCGGTGGCCGAGATCCAGTTCGCCGACTACATCTTCAACACCATCGATCTGCTGAAGATCGCCGGCAACACGCACTGGTCCAGCAACGGGGACTGGAACCTGCCCATGGTGGTGAAGACGCCGGTGGGCAGCGGCATCCGCGGGTCCATCTACCACTCGCACTCGTTCGACGCGACGGCCACGCACATCCCGGGCTGGAAGATCGTCATGCCCTCCAACCCGCTGGATGCGTACGGGCTGATGATCTCCGCCTGCCAGGAGCTCAACCCCGTCATGTTCCTGGAGCCCAAGGCGCTCTTGCGCGTGAAGGGCGAGGAGCGCATCCCCGGCGAGCCCGAGGACGAGCGCCAGCTGTCGAAGATGATCGACGCGCCGCTGGGAGACCGCACGGCGTGGAAGCCGCAGTGGCCGGCGCTGGAGCCGTACGCGGTGCCCATCGGCAAGGGCAAGGTGGTGCGCGAGGGCACGCAGGTGACGGCCGTCAGCTACGGCCGCACCCTGCCCATGTGCGCCAAGGCCGCGGACACCCTGCGCGAGCAGGGCGTGAGCGTGGAGGTGATCGATCTGCGCACGCTCTGGCCGTATGACTGGGACCTGGTGAAGGGCTCCATCGAGAAGACGGGCCGCGTGCTCTTCGTCAACGAGGACACCGAGGTGACGAACTTCGGCGAGCACCTGGTGCGCCGCTCGGTGGAGGAGCTCTTCTACAAGCTGCTGGCGCCGCCTCGGCTGCTGGCCGGCAAGTTCGTGCCCGGCATCGGCCTGTCGGACAACCTGGAGATGGCCTCCGTGCCGCAGCTCGGCGACATCACCGACGCCCTGCGGAAGCTGGCCTCCGAGGAGCCGTGA
- a CDS encoding phosphoenolpyruvate carboxylase: MARTRSVDQALRRDVRLLGRLLGEVIIEQEGQALFDLEEQVRHLAIQRRRGPKPGRRAAAGELAALLQKLPLEQAEPVLRAFSVYFQLVNLAEQHHRIRRFREHASDPEATPQRGSLEAAFQTLKDAGVSKERVREAISGLNVTLTLTAHPTQAARRTLLEKLYRIQRLLEDRDRCTLTPQEIADDLETMREEITALWQSDELRRMRPTVGDEVKNVLWYVEEVLADQLARLPEVISWAFERAYGEPLGRVPSPVRLHSWVGGDMDGNPLVTPEVLADTLRAHRARGLRMLLHDVEVLGVALSQSDRHAPMPKELRASLEADEAELPEVAQRQGPRTAGEPWRRKLRFMETRLQLALRYVEGARAGRAEPMSPAAYRSPAAFLKDLELIERTLLQVKAERAGVRQVRRVLERVNAMGFHLAELEFRAPAEDAISASASLDGGPAPTEGGARLLAVLERVREAQAESGEVACRTFILSMASTAEDVLAAFRCARHAGLWDMERGCATVDIVPLFEQLGALDGGPQVLRTLFADPTYRRHIQARGVQEVMVGYSDSGKEVGLLAAAAALHRAQVALTQVAKEEGIPLRLFHGRGESVARGGGPAQQAILALPPGSLVGGYKATEQGEALDHKYARPELARRTLELVLGGVLVHVMDAQPRPSAEDETVFRETFDTLAETGRRQYRALVWEDSRFVEFFNASTPLEEISALPIGSRPSKRKAGGLESLRAIPWVFAWTQNRAILPGWYGVGSALEAFAAKPEGLALLKRMYREWPFFRTVLDNVTMVLAKSDISIASRYAKLAPDATRPLWRIIRAEHSRTRRWVKRITGEARLLDHNPQLQRSIALRNPYVDPMSFLQVEMLRRKREGQEVSRPLLLTLNGIAAGLRNTG; this comes from the coding sequence ATGGCTCGCACTCGTTCCGTAGACCAGGCCCTCCGCCGCGACGTCCGCCTCCTGGGGCGGCTGCTCGGAGAGGTCATCATCGAGCAGGAAGGGCAGGCCCTCTTCGATCTGGAGGAGCAGGTCCGTCACCTCGCCATCCAGCGCCGCCGCGGCCCCAAGCCCGGGCGTCGCGCCGCGGCCGGTGAGCTCGCCGCGCTCCTCCAGAAGCTCCCGCTGGAGCAGGCCGAGCCGGTGCTCCGAGCCTTCTCCGTGTACTTCCAGCTCGTCAACCTCGCCGAGCAGCACCACCGCATCCGCCGCTTCCGCGAGCACGCCAGCGATCCCGAGGCCACGCCGCAGCGCGGCTCCCTGGAGGCCGCGTTCCAGACCCTCAAGGACGCCGGTGTCTCCAAGGAGCGGGTGCGCGAGGCCATCAGCGGGCTCAATGTCACCCTGACACTGACCGCGCACCCCACGCAGGCCGCGCGCCGCACGCTGCTCGAGAAGCTCTACCGCATCCAGCGGCTCCTGGAGGACCGGGACCGCTGCACGCTGACGCCTCAAGAGATCGCCGATGATCTCGAGACCATGCGCGAGGAGATCACCGCGCTCTGGCAGTCGGACGAGCTGCGGCGCATGCGCCCCACCGTGGGCGACGAGGTGAAGAACGTCCTCTGGTACGTGGAGGAGGTGCTCGCCGACCAGCTCGCCCGGCTGCCCGAGGTCATCTCCTGGGCCTTCGAGCGCGCCTATGGCGAGCCGCTGGGTCGTGTCCCCTCGCCGGTGCGGCTGCACTCGTGGGTGGGCGGGGACATGGACGGCAACCCGCTCGTGACGCCCGAGGTGCTCGCGGACACGCTGCGCGCCCACCGCGCCCGTGGCCTGCGCATGCTGCTGCACGACGTGGAGGTGCTGGGCGTCGCCCTGTCCCAGTCGGATCGGCACGCGCCCATGCCCAAGGAGCTGCGCGCCTCGCTCGAGGCGGATGAGGCCGAGCTCCCCGAGGTGGCGCAGCGGCAGGGGCCACGCACCGCCGGCGAGCCGTGGCGGCGCAAGCTGCGCTTCATGGAGACGCGCCTCCAGCTCGCGCTCCGGTATGTGGAAGGCGCTCGTGCCGGGCGCGCCGAGCCGATGTCTCCCGCGGCCTACCGGAGCCCCGCGGCCTTCCTGAAGGACTTGGAGCTCATCGAGCGCACGCTCCTCCAGGTGAAGGCGGAGCGCGCGGGCGTCAGGCAGGTGCGGCGGGTGCTGGAGCGCGTCAACGCCATGGGCTTCCACCTCGCCGAGCTGGAGTTCCGAGCCCCGGCCGAGGACGCGATCAGCGCGAGCGCCTCGCTGGATGGAGGCCCCGCTCCGACGGAGGGCGGCGCCCGGCTGCTCGCCGTGCTGGAGCGCGTGCGCGAGGCCCAGGCTGAGTCCGGTGAGGTGGCGTGCCGCACCTTCATCCTCTCCATGGCCAGCACCGCGGAGGACGTGCTGGCGGCGTTCCGGTGCGCCCGGCACGCGGGCCTCTGGGACATGGAGCGCGGCTGCGCCACGGTGGACATCGTCCCGCTGTTCGAGCAGCTCGGCGCGCTGGACGGCGGGCCCCAGGTCCTGCGGACCCTGTTCGCCGATCCCACCTACCGTCGTCACATCCAGGCGCGGGGCGTGCAGGAGGTGATGGTGGGCTACAGCGACTCGGGCAAGGAGGTGGGGCTCCTGGCGGCGGCCGCGGCGCTCCACCGGGCCCAGGTGGCGCTCACCCAGGTGGCGAAGGAGGAGGGGATTCCCCTGCGCCTCTTCCACGGTCGCGGCGAGTCGGTGGCGCGCGGCGGCGGTCCCGCCCAGCAGGCCATCCTCGCGCTGCCTCCCGGCAGCCTCGTCGGCGGGTACAAGGCGACGGAGCAGGGCGAGGCGCTGGACCACAAGTACGCGCGGCCCGAGCTGGCCCGCCGCACGCTGGAGCTGGTGCTGGGCGGCGTGCTGGTGCACGTGATGGACGCGCAGCCGCGGCCCTCCGCCGAGGATGAGACGGTCTTCCGAGAGACGTTCGACACGCTGGCCGAGACGGGGCGGCGCCAGTACCGCGCGCTCGTGTGGGAGGACTCCCGGTTCGTCGAGTTCTTCAATGCCTCCACGCCGCTGGAGGAGATCTCCGCGCTGCCCATCGGCTCGCGCCCCAGCAAGCGCAAGGCGGGAGGGCTCGAGTCCCTGCGCGCCATCCCCTGGGTGTTCGCGTGGACGCAGAACCGCGCCATCCTGCCGGGCTGGTATGGCGTGGGCTCGGCGCTGGAGGCCTTCGCGGCGAAGCCGGAGGGCCTGGCCCTGCTGAAGCGGATGTACCGCGAGTGGCCGTTCTTCCGCACCGTGCTCGACAACGTGACGATGGTGCTCGCCAAGAGCGACATCTCCATCGCCTCGCGCTACGCGAAGCTCGCGCCCGATGCCACGCGCCCGCTGTGGCGCATCATCCGGGCCGAGCACTCGCGCACCCGCCGCTGGGTGAAGCGCATCACCGGCGAGGCGCGGCTGCTGGATCACAACCCCCAGCTCCAGCGCTCCATCGCCCTGCGCAATCCCTACGTGGACCCCATGTCCTTCCTCCAGGTGGAGATGCTGCGGCGCAAGCGCGAGGGCCAGGAGGTGAGCCGGCCCTTGCTCCTCACGCTCAACGGCATCGCCGCCGGCCTGCGGAACACGGGCTGA
- a CDS encoding NAD(P)H-binding protein, whose translation MIVVTGATGQLGRLIVEKLVTRVPVDRVAVSVRDVQKARELAARGVRVRQGDFTDSKSLAHAFEGASQVLIVSSNAAATGGDPLAQHRAAIDAARAAGARRIVYTSHMAASRSSAFPPMLDHAATEQMLGESGLAWTALRNGFYAASAMFLLGQALRMGVFEAPPDGKVSWTTHADLAEAAAVILANEGQFDGPTPPLTAAQALDFGALCDIASSLLGRPIRRSTVSEDELRAKLTALGMPAPRIAISLGLYRASRNGEFTAVDPTLQKLLGRAPTSMREVILREAEHLTAGAVPESV comes from the coding sequence ATGATCGTCGTGACCGGAGCCACAGGGCAGCTGGGCCGTCTCATCGTGGAGAAACTCGTCACCCGCGTCCCGGTGGACCGGGTCGCCGTCAGTGTCCGAGACGTGCAGAAGGCTCGGGAGTTGGCGGCACGCGGCGTCCGAGTGCGCCAAGGCGACTTCACGGATTCGAAGAGTCTGGCGCATGCCTTCGAGGGCGCGTCCCAGGTCCTGATCGTCTCGTCGAATGCGGCTGCGACTGGCGGCGATCCCCTGGCCCAGCATCGCGCCGCCATCGACGCAGCTCGGGCTGCTGGAGCGCGCCGCATCGTCTACACGAGCCACATGGCCGCGAGCCGTTCATCGGCGTTTCCCCCGATGCTCGACCATGCGGCGACGGAGCAGATGCTGGGCGAGTCCGGTCTGGCGTGGACCGCGCTTCGCAACGGCTTCTACGCCGCCAGTGCGATGTTCCTGCTGGGACAGGCCCTGCGGATGGGAGTCTTCGAGGCGCCCCCGGACGGAAAGGTCTCCTGGACCACGCACGCCGACCTCGCGGAGGCAGCCGCGGTGATTCTGGCGAACGAGGGTCAGTTCGACGGCCCGACGCCGCCGCTCACGGCCGCGCAGGCGCTCGACTTCGGAGCGCTGTGCGACATCGCGTCGAGCCTCCTCGGGCGGCCCATCCGCCGAAGCACCGTGTCGGAGGACGAGCTGCGCGCGAAGCTCACTGCGCTCGGCATGCCCGCCCCCAGGATCGCCATCTCGCTCGGCCTCTACCGCGCGAGCCGCAATGGCGAGTTCACGGCCGTCGATCCGACGCTGCAGAAGTTGCTCGGGCGTGCGCCGACGAGCATGCGCGAGGTGATTCTTCGGGAGGCAGAGCACCTCACGGCTGGGGCAGTCCCAGAGTCCGTGTAG
- a CDS encoding TIGR02266 family protein — protein sequence MNSDSADVPATGQPAPANRRGEERVPARFEVHFNYTQDAAKALRAYSLNVSAGGLCLRTRKSYDVGSPVRMDMVIEGESFQLQGIIAWVRDEAEAVGVRFTDMSEEDRARLQRVIDSIKR from the coding sequence ATGAACAGTGATTCCGCGGATGTACCAGCCACGGGGCAGCCTGCTCCGGCGAACCGCCGAGGTGAGGAGAGGGTGCCTGCCCGTTTCGAGGTCCACTTCAACTACACGCAGGACGCCGCCAAGGCCCTGCGCGCCTACTCGCTGAACGTGTCCGCGGGCGGGCTCTGCCTGCGCACCCGGAAGTCCTATGACGTGGGCTCGCCGGTCCGCATGGACATGGTCATCGAGGGCGAGTCCTTCCAGCTCCAGGGCATCATCGCCTGGGTGCGCGACGAGGCCGAGGCCGTGGGCGTGCGCTTCACGGACATGAGCGAAGAGGACCGCGCCCGGCTCCAGCGCGTCATCGACAGCATCAAGCGCTAG
- a CDS encoding GNAT family N-acetyltransferase, whose amino-acid sequence MPTPIAKSPPPSPAPATSSSSPFRVRRARRGDAEALAALLKELGFPDGSDTQTVHWVTSHPEIEIFVACDPQDKPVGMLSLSHRPQLRLRGRIATVDELVVTEAWRRRGVGRALLLHAIERSRVLSVKRLELATRKDAGPEMVRFYEACGFVADCMVFRHEGP is encoded by the coding sequence GTGCCAACGCCCATCGCCAAGAGCCCGCCGCCCTCCCCTGCTCCCGCGACCTCGTCGTCGTCCCCCTTCCGCGTCCGCCGCGCACGCCGGGGGGATGCCGAGGCGCTCGCCGCGCTCCTCAAGGAGCTGGGCTTTCCGGACGGCTCGGACACGCAGACGGTCCACTGGGTCACCAGCCATCCGGAGATCGAGATCTTCGTGGCGTGCGATCCGCAGGACAAGCCGGTGGGCATGCTGAGCCTGTCGCACCGGCCCCAGCTGCGGCTGCGTGGGCGCATCGCCACGGTGGACGAGCTGGTGGTGACGGAGGCCTGGAGGCGCCGCGGGGTGGGCCGGGCGCTGCTGCTGCACGCCATCGAGCGCTCCCGGGTGCTGAGCGTGAAGCGGCTGGAGCTGGCCACTCGCAAGGACGCGGGGCCGGAGATGGTGCGCTTCTACGAGGCGTGCGGCTTCGTCGCCGACTGCATGGTGTTCCGCCACGAGGGCCCCTGA
- a CDS encoding thiamine pyrophosphate-dependent dehydrogenase E1 component subunit alpha produces MSRPRLINRDEASAPLERELLVRIHDLMVKTRALEERLIQMYKQGHGYFWIGGPGEEAFNVPLGLLMKRGQGLDYDYLHAHYRQSGTMLALGEEPIGALRQMKNTATDPYSGGRNFAGHFSKREWNIAPVSSPIEVQYSIAPGTAMAQKRHGGDGITIVTGGDAGTAEGDFATCLVWSSRPANPLPILIIVTNNKWGISTSADGQHGETRISDRGRAFNIRSKTINGNDPIESYRELKEAMDYVRTERKPFLMEALVSRLYGHSSASGANFVANEVDPIKEFEAKLEKDGVLTRQQMDELRGRYTEELAAAARQVRDEPQPAPETIWNHIYAEKK; encoded by the coding sequence GTGTCACGACCTCGTTTGATCAACCGCGATGAAGCATCCGCTCCGCTCGAGCGCGAGCTGCTCGTCCGGATCCACGACCTGATGGTGAAGACGCGCGCCCTCGAGGAGCGCCTCATCCAGATGTACAAGCAGGGCCACGGCTACTTCTGGATCGGCGGCCCCGGCGAGGAGGCGTTCAACGTCCCGCTGGGCCTGCTGATGAAGAGGGGCCAGGGGCTGGACTACGACTACCTGCACGCGCACTACCGGCAGTCAGGCACGATGCTGGCGCTGGGCGAGGAGCCCATCGGGGCGCTGCGGCAGATGAAGAACACGGCCACCGACCCGTACTCGGGCGGCCGCAACTTCGCGGGCCACTTCTCCAAGCGGGAGTGGAACATCGCCCCGGTGTCCTCGCCCATCGAGGTGCAGTACTCCATCGCCCCGGGCACGGCCATGGCGCAGAAGCGCCACGGCGGTGACGGCATCACCATCGTCACCGGCGGAGACGCGGGCACGGCCGAGGGCGACTTCGCCACCTGCCTGGTGTGGAGCAGCCGCCCCGCCAACCCGCTGCCCATCCTCATCATCGTCACCAACAACAAGTGGGGCATCTCCACCAGCGCGGACGGCCAGCACGGCGAGACGCGCATCTCCGACCGGGGACGCGCCTTCAACATCCGCAGCAAGACGATCAACGGCAACGATCCCATCGAGTCCTACCGCGAGCTGAAGGAGGCGATGGACTACGTGCGCACCGAGCGCAAGCCGTTCCTGATGGAGGCGCTGGTGTCGCGCCTGTACGGCCACTCCTCGGCGTCCGGCGCCAACTTCGTGGCCAACGAGGTGGATCCCATCAAGGAGTTCGAGGCGAAGCTGGAGAAGGACGGCGTGCTGACGCGCCAGCAGATGGACGAGCTGCGCGGCCGCTACACCGAGGAGCTGGCCGCGGCGGCCCGCCAGGTGCGCGACGAGCCGCAGCCGGCCCCCGAGACGATCTGGAACCACATCTACGCGGAGAAGAAATAA
- a CDS encoding MBL fold metallo-hydrolase, giving the protein MPKGSVFGGKAQGLRLERVRASSLFREGVFHNTATVTPGFKPGTTFSTMSEFFLGGQRRTPPAPLPYESPLETWARPLDTGLRATWLGHSTVLLEIDGLRVLTDPVWGERASPWAFAGPKRFHPVPVTIAQLPPLDAVIVSHDHYDHLDHPTILQLARTSVPFYTSLGVGAHLEAWGVPAERITELDWWESAMLPRGELRITAAPSQHFSGRGLGDRNRTLWSSFVIETPRHKVFFSGDTGLTPEYAAIRQRLGPFDLVMLEVGAYHPAWGDIHLGPENALKALELLGGGALLPVHWGTFNLAIHAWDEPAEVLLRLGREQRVPLVMPRLGAPVVPSRVETVEPWWRSVGAARELEPPAPGAVDPAS; this is encoded by the coding sequence ATGCCCAAGGGTTCCGTCTTCGGTGGAAAGGCTCAAGGCCTCCGTCTCGAGCGCGTGCGCGCCTCGTCCCTTTTCCGGGAGGGCGTCTTCCACAACACCGCGACGGTGACGCCCGGCTTCAAGCCCGGCACCACGTTCTCGACGATGAGCGAGTTCTTCCTGGGCGGTCAGCGTCGGACGCCCCCTGCCCCCCTGCCGTATGAGAGCCCGCTGGAGACGTGGGCCCGTCCGCTGGACACGGGGCTGCGCGCCACGTGGCTCGGCCACTCCACGGTGCTGCTCGAGATAGACGGGCTGCGCGTGCTCACGGACCCCGTGTGGGGCGAGCGCGCCTCTCCCTGGGCCTTCGCGGGGCCCAAGCGGTTCCATCCCGTGCCGGTGACGATTGCGCAGCTGCCTCCGCTGGACGCCGTCATCGTCTCGCACGACCACTACGATCACCTCGACCACCCCACCATCCTGCAGCTGGCGCGCACGAGCGTGCCCTTCTACACGTCGCTCGGCGTGGGCGCGCACCTGGAGGCGTGGGGCGTGCCTGCCGAGCGCATCACCGAGCTGGACTGGTGGGAGTCCGCCATGCTCCCCCGCGGAGAGCTGCGCATCACCGCCGCGCCCTCTCAGCACTTCTCCGGCCGGGGACTCGGAGATCGCAACCGCACGCTCTGGTCCTCGTTCGTCATCGAGACCCCGAGGCACAAGGTCTTCTTCAGCGGCGACACGGGCCTGACGCCGGAGTACGCCGCCATCCGTCAGAGGCTCGGGCCCTTCGATCTCGTCATGCTGGAAGTCGGCGCGTACCACCCGGCGTGGGGCGACATCCACCTGGGGCCGGAGAACGCGCTCAAGGCGCTGGAGTTGCTCGGCGGCGGGGCGCTCCTGCCAGTGCACTGGGGCACCTTCAACCTCGCCATCCACGCGTGGGACGAGCCGGCCGAGGTGCTCCTCCGGCTCGGACGGGAGCAGCGGGTGCCCCTGGTGATGCCCAGGCTCGGAGCGCCGGTGGTGCCGTCTCGCGTGGAGACCGTGGAGCCGTGGTGGCGCTCGGTCGGCGCCGCCCGTGAGCTGGAGCCGCCCGCGCCGGGTGCGGTGGACCCGGCGAGCTGA
- a CDS encoding SDR family oxidoreductase yields the protein MSTMQGKTVIITGASSGIGEELAVSLAARGANLVLAARSEEALARVTARCEKAGGRALGVPTDVAEPEACRRMVERAVEAFGGIDMLVNNAGISMRSRFEDIRDVSLFDRLMRVNYLGAVYCTHAALPHIKARKGLLVAISSVQGKLAVPERTGYVASKHALQGFFDSLRVELLDTGVDVLVVSPGYVSTDIGVRALGSDGQPRATRDSVSDAMDAHTCAERILRAIDQRDREVLMTAKARIGVYLKLLVPGLVDRMALKAMRKRGGA from the coding sequence ATGTCCACGATGCAAGGGAAGACCGTCATCATCACGGGGGCCTCCTCCGGGATCGGCGAGGAGCTGGCCGTCTCGCTCGCCGCGCGAGGAGCGAACCTGGTGCTGGCGGCGCGGAGCGAGGAGGCACTGGCCCGGGTGACGGCGCGGTGCGAGAAGGCGGGAGGGCGAGCGCTCGGCGTGCCGACGGACGTCGCCGAGCCCGAGGCATGCCGGCGCATGGTCGAGCGCGCGGTGGAAGCCTTCGGAGGCATCGACATGCTCGTGAACAACGCGGGCATCTCCATGCGCAGCCGCTTCGAGGACATCCGCGACGTGTCGCTCTTCGACCGACTCATGCGCGTGAACTACCTGGGTGCCGTGTACTGCACCCACGCGGCCCTGCCCCACATCAAGGCGCGCAAGGGACTGCTGGTGGCCATCTCCTCGGTCCAGGGGAAGCTCGCGGTGCCGGAGCGCACCGGGTACGTCGCGAGCAAGCACGCCCTGCAGGGCTTCTTCGACTCGCTGCGCGTCGAGCTGCTGGACACGGGCGTGGACGTGCTCGTGGTGTCCCCGGGGTACGTCTCCACCGACATCGGCGTACGGGCGCTGGGCTCCGACGGCCAGCCGCGCGCCACGAGGGACTCGGTCAGCGACGCGATGGACGCGCACACCTGCGCGGAGCGGATCCTCCGCGCCATCGACCAGCGTGACCGCGAGGTGCTGATGACGGCCAAGGCCCGAATCGGCGTGTACCTCAAGCTCCTCGTCCCGGGCCTGGTCGACCGCATGGCGCTCAAGGCCATGCGGAAGCGAGGCGGTGCGTGA
- a CDS encoding TetR/AcrR family transcriptional regulator, giving the protein MDDRKKSAAEDAEGPDVRARIIAAAAELISAGGPDAATTRAVAAAAGVQAPTIYRLFGDKRGLLTAVIEHVMKSYVSKKAARKPHPDPLQDLRDGWDTHVAFGLSHPGLFAIMSSELHPASQAPAVGDGEDVLRRRIRKIALAGRLRVSEERALGLVRAMGTGAVLTLLRQPEGERDLGLADAAREAVMAAITSEAATPANTDVRALAAALRASMDRINVLTPGESMLLSELLQRIADVE; this is encoded by the coding sequence ATGGACGACCGCAAGAAGTCCGCCGCGGAAGACGCCGAGGGCCCGGATGTGCGCGCGCGCATCATCGCGGCCGCCGCGGAGCTCATCTCCGCCGGAGGGCCCGATGCCGCGACCACGCGGGCGGTGGCCGCCGCCGCCGGAGTGCAGGCGCCGACCATCTACCGGCTCTTCGGCGACAAGCGAGGCCTCCTCACGGCCGTCATCGAGCACGTGATGAAGAGCTACGTGTCGAAGAAGGCCGCGCGCAAGCCGCACCCCGATCCGCTTCAGGACTTGCGTGATGGCTGGGACACCCACGTCGCGTTCGGCCTGAGCCATCCAGGGCTGTTCGCGATCATGAGCAGCGAGCTGCATCCAGCCTCGCAGGCGCCTGCTGTCGGCGACGGGGAGGATGTTCTGCGGCGGCGCATCCGGAAGATTGCGCTCGCGGGCCGGCTGCGGGTCAGTGAAGAGCGGGCGCTCGGCCTCGTGAGGGCGATGGGCACCGGGGCGGTGCTCACGCTCCTACGCCAGCCCGAAGGGGAGCGCGACCTCGGACTCGCCGATGCCGCGCGCGAGGCGGTCATGGCGGCGATCACGAGCGAGGCGGCGACACCGGCGAACACGGATGTCCGCGCACTGGCTGCGGCGCTGCGTGCCTCCATGGACCGGATCAATGTCCTCACCCCAGGAGAGAGCATGCTGTTGAGCGAACTGCTCCAGCGCATCGCGGACGTCGAGTGA